A single region of the Sorghum bicolor cultivar BTx623 chromosome 7, Sorghum_bicolor_NCBIv3, whole genome shotgun sequence genome encodes:
- the LOC8062437 gene encoding probable mitochondrial adenine nucleotide transporter BTL1, translating into MGVEEAGRAATGKKLALASIGFADVRVGAAVPGGAGVYKDGLLVVGLPVPKDDGLDAAARVVGDLAARLPDVGAAARTFLRNREVAEFVSGALAGAMTKAVLAPLETIRTRMVVGVGSKHIFGSFVEIVEHNGWQGLWAGNTINMLRIIPTQAIELGTFECVKRTMASAQEKWKEDGCPKIQLGNLKIELPFHLLSPIAIGGAAAGIASTLVCHPLEVLKDRMTVNRQAYPSIAIAINKIYRTDGLGGLYAGLCPTLVGMLPYSTCYYFMYETIKTSYCRAHKKKSLNRPELLIIGALSGLTASTISFPLEVARKRLMVGSLQGKCPPHMIAALAEVVQEEGVKGLFRGWAASSLKVMPTSGVTWMFYEAWKELLLGSRLHA; encoded by the exons ATGGGCGTGGAGGAGGCGGGGCGCGCCGCCACCGGCAAGAAGCTGGCGCTGGCGAGCATCGGCTTCGCGGACGTCCGCGTGGGCGCCGCCGTGCCCGGGGGTGCCGGCGTGTacaaggacggcttgctcgtcGTGGGCCTGCCCGTGCCCAAGGACGACGGCCTCGACGCCGCCGCCCGCGTCGTCGGGGACCTCGCCGCCAGGCTGCCCGACGTTGGCGCCGCCGCTAGG ACTTTTCTGAGGAATAGAGAAGTCGCAGAATTCGTGAGTGGAGCATTGGCTGGTGCAATGACTAAGGCTGTTCTTGCTCCCTTAGAAACTATCAG GACAAGAATGGTTGTAGGTGTAGGATCAAAACATATTTTTGGTAGCTTTGTGGAGATTGTTGAACATAATGGCTGGCAAGGACTCTGGGCAGGTAATACAATAAATATGCTCCGGATTATCCCAACTCAAGCAATTGAGCTCGGGACATTTGAATGTGTCAAAAGGACTATGGCATCAGCACAAGAGAAATGGAAAGAGGATGGATGCCCAAAGATACAACTTGGCAATTTGAAAATTGAGCTGCCATTTCACTTACTATCGCCAATTGCAATTGGAGGTGCGGCAGCTGGAATAGCTAGCACTTTAGTGTGCCATCCTCTTGAGGTTCTTAAG GATCGCATGACTGTTAATCGTCAGGCTTATCCTAGTATTGCCATTGCCATCAACAAGATCTACCGGACTGATGGACTTGGTGGTCTTTATGCTGGCCTCTGCCCAACGTTGGTTGGCATGCTTCCATATAGCACATGCTACTATTTCATGTACGAGACCATCAAGACTTCCTACTGCCGTGCACATAAAAAGAAATCTTTGAACCGTCCTGAGCTGCTGATCATTGGGGCTCTTTCAG GTCTAACTGCAAGCACAATCAGCTTCCCTCTAGAAGTGGCAAGAAAGCGGCTAATGGTGGGATCCCTACAAGGGAAGTGCCCACCCCACATGATTGCAGCATTAGCTGAGGTGGTCCAAGAGGAGGGCGTCAAGGGTCTTTTCCGAGGTTGGGCGGCGAGCTCCCTGAAGGTCATGCCGACGTCTGGTGTCACCTGGATGTTTTATGAGGCATGGAAGGAGCTTCTTTTGGGTTCACGGCTCCATGCCTAA
- the LOC8062436 gene encoding exocyst complex component EXO70A1 — MRPNASTPATGDADGDTGATALAKLHASRAAIVSVLSAAAEAEVEIDAIGDRLDELLSSASPSSSHNLQSQAVAARALSARIDRAVAPAEPLLAAFRRVSSLAVEAAPPANPGDTESAVAFVDRVDQLRDAIEDVVARGEEAVRRVEEAVGFLGRTKAAGRGRVRRLTEAAAALRAVYETEAEEMRFEGPLDDALLGLQELFEALLLRLKHPAPVDDDVVAGADGDTAGYELGTDDVVEAAARMARTLAGNDCLDICLDIYVTTRYRRAAKAMMRLNPAYLKSYTPEEIDAMEWESLESAMALWSPHFHVAIASVLVAERRLCARVLEPLPPAVWPECFAKIAARIVAAFFRFADGVSAAAREPQRLFKLLDMLDAVVLERERLDELFTSESATLVAIRERTREVERALARAASGVFFEFGLRIETLYVTGAGGADAGHVPKIVRYAVNYLKCLASDDYRALMDTALRADLDGGDEGEGEGGGRAPLAEAAASVLEALHRHVEAARRVCSDTVASHVMAMNAYWYIYMRSRGSELAKLVGEDAMRRRYKAAAEEAAWEYQDVVWTPLVRLVSGSSSGAPKTWSPDDAREKAVAFADKLEERVRRHGAEYKIPDGDLRGQIKVAAAKAVRGAYAGFLKANDKALAGGRKQLLPLDIIEGMVGQVFDEMGDGAAGSVGRARSRRESRSSGNLEGFYAV; from the exons atgCGCCCCAACGCGTCAACGCCGGCGACCGGCGATGCCGACGGCGACACGGGCGCCACTGCCCTTGCAAAGCTCCATGCTTCGCGAGCTGCCATCGTCTCGGTGCTTTCAGCCGCGGCCGAGGCTGAGGTCGAAATCGACGCCATCGGTGACCGCCTGGACGAGCTCCTGTCCAGCGCCTCGCCGTCGTCCTCCCACAACCTCCAGTCCCAAGCCGTGGCGGCACGAGCGCTGAGCGCGCGCATCGACCGCGCCGTCGCGCCGGCCGAGCCCCTCCTCGCGGCGTTCCGCCGCGTGTCCTCGCTCGCCGTGGAGGCCGCGCCACCCGCGAACCCGGGCGACACCGAGAGCGCGGTCGCGTTCGTCGACCGCGTGGACCAGCTGCGGGACGCCATCGAGGACGTGGTGGCGCGCGGAGAAGAGGCAGTCCGGAGGGTGGAGGAGGCGGTCGGCTTCCTGGGCCGGACCAAGGCCGCCGGCCGCGGCCGCGTCCGGAGGCTGACCGAGGCCGCCGCGGCGCTGCGCGCGGTGTACGAGACGGAAGCCGAGGAGATGCGCTTCGAGGGCCCGCTCGACGATGCTCTCCTCGGCCTCCAGGAGCTATTCGAGGCGCTGCTCCTCAGACTGAAGCACCCGGCGCCCgtggacgacgacgtcgtcgccggcgccgacgGAGACACGGCCGGGTACGAGCTGGGCACTGACGACGTGGTGGAGGCCGCCGCAAGGATGGCCAGGACGCTCGCCGGCAACGACTGCTTGGATATCTGCCTCGACATCTACGTCACG ACGAGGTACAGGAGAGCAGCCAAGGCGATGATGCGGCTGAACCCGGCGTATCTCAAGTCGTACACGCCGGAGGAGATCGACGCCATGGAGTGGGAGTCGCTGGAATCGGCGATGGCGCTATGGAGCCCGCATTTCCACGTGGCTATCGCCTCCGTGCTCGTCGCGGAGCGGCGGCTCTGCGCGCGCGTGCTCGAGCCCCTGCCGCCGGCGGTCTGGCCCGAGTGCTTCGCCAAGATCGCCGCCCGCATCGTCGCGGCGTTCTTCCGCTTCGCGGACGGCGTGTCCGCCGCGGCGCGCGAGCCGCAGAGGCTGTTCAAGCTGCTCGACATGCTCGACGCGGTGGTCCTGGAGAGGGAGCGCCTGGACGAGCTCTTCACCAGCGAGTCGGCCACGCTGGTCGCCATCCGCGAGCGCACGCGCGAGGTGGAGCGCGCGCTGGCGCGCGCCGCGTCCGGCGTGTTCTTCGAGTTCGGTCTCCGCATCGAGACGCTCTACGtcaccggcgccggcggcgccgaCGCCGGGCACGTGCCCAAGATCGTGCGGTACGCCGTGAACTACCTCAAGTGCCTCGCGTCCGACGACTACCGCGCGCTCATGGACACCGCGCTGCGCGCGGATCTGGACGGCGGCgacgagggcgagggcgagggcggtGGCCGCGCCCCGCTCGCCGAGGCGGCGGCGAGCGTGCTGGAGGCGCTGCACCGGCACGTCGAGGCGGCGCGCCGGGTGTGCTCGGACACGGTGGCGTCGCACGTCATGGCCATGAACGCGTACTGGTACATCTACATGCGCTCCAGGGGCTCGGAGCTGGCGAAGCTGGTGGGCGAGGACGCCATGCGGCGCCGGTACAAGGCGGCGGCCGAGGAGGCGGCGTGGGAGTACCAGGACGTGGTGTGGACCCCGCTGGTCCGGCTCGTCAGCGGCAGCAGCTCCGGGGCGCCCAAGACCTGGTCGCCGGACGACGCGCGGGAGAAGGCGGTGGCGTTCGCTGACAAGCTCGAGGAGCGGGTGAGGCGGCACGGGGCCGAGTACAAGATACCGGACGGCGACCTCCGGGGACAGATCAAGGTCGCGGCGGCCAAGGCGGTGCGCGGCGCGTACGCCGGGTTCCTGAAGGCCAACGACAAGGCCCTGGCTGGCGGCCGGAAGCAACTGCTGCCGCTGGACATCATCGAGGGAATGGTCGGGCAGGTGTTCGACGAAATGGGCGATGGAGCCGCCGGCAGCGTCGGCCGGGCGAGGAGCCGGCGGGAGTCGAGGAGCAGCGGCAATCTGGAGGGCTTCTACGCCGTCTAA